Proteins encoded within one genomic window of Streptomyces sp. NBC_01314:
- a CDS encoding helix-turn-helix domain-containing protein yields the protein MTEATDLAERAGDRDPRVGLRAVAALRRLLEQLESVQVRSARNQGWSWQEIAAELGVSRQAVHKKYGRH from the coding sequence ATGACCGAAGCAACGGATCTCGCCGAGCGCGCGGGCGATCGCGACCCCCGGGTCGGGCTGCGGGCCGTCGCCGCGCTGCGGAGGCTGCTGGAGCAGCTGGAGTCGGTGCAGGTGCGCAGCGCGCGCAATCAGGGCTGGTCGTGGCAGGAGATCGCCGCGGAACTCGGAGTGAGCAGGCAGGCCGTGCACAAGAAGTACGGGAGGCATTGA
- a CDS encoding DUF4097 domain-containing protein, protein MSEWSVAEPRKLTFDEPVTALHVRVVNGTVNVVGTDEGSARLEVSHVEGPPLTVTQKDGTLTVAYDDLPWKGFLKWLDRKGWRRSALISLAVPTGTRVEVGVVGATAVVSGLDGRTEVKGISGDTTLVGLSGPVRATTVSGNVEAQALTGDLRLSSVSGDLTVIEGSCPTVKADSVSGSIILDLDPTGGPTDVGLTSVSGEIAIRLPHPTDAEVEANTAGGTISNAFEDLRVSGPWGAHKVTGRLGTGNGRLKATSVSGSIALLRRPPAEDEPRDEQPGSEGSGLSAGREPGGKPGSAPGAPSSAPPPPSPGTTDRTTDKKVL, encoded by the coding sequence ATGTCCGAGTGGTCCGTCGCCGAGCCGCGGAAGCTCACGTTCGACGAACCGGTGACGGCACTGCATGTGCGAGTCGTCAACGGAACGGTCAACGTGGTGGGCACCGACGAGGGTTCCGCCCGTCTGGAGGTGTCCCACGTCGAGGGGCCACCCCTGACGGTGACGCAGAAGGACGGCACACTGACCGTGGCCTACGACGACCTGCCCTGGAAGGGCTTCCTGAAGTGGCTCGACCGGAAGGGCTGGCGCCGCAGCGCACTGATCTCCCTCGCCGTCCCGACGGGCACCCGTGTCGAGGTGGGCGTGGTCGGCGCCACGGCCGTCGTGTCCGGGCTGGACGGGCGTACGGAGGTGAAGGGCATCTCGGGCGACACCACCCTGGTCGGCCTGTCGGGCCCGGTACGCGCCACGACGGTCTCGGGGAACGTGGAGGCGCAGGCCCTCACGGGCGACCTGCGACTCAGCTCCGTCTCCGGCGACCTGACCGTCATAGAGGGCTCCTGCCCCACCGTGAAGGCCGACTCGGTGAGCGGCTCCATCATCCTCGACCTCGACCCCACGGGCGGCCCCACCGACGTCGGCCTCACCAGCGTCTCCGGCGAGATCGCCATCCGCCTCCCCCACCCCACCGACGCCGAGGTCGAGGCCAACACCGCCGGCGGCACCATCTCCAACGCCTTCGAAGACCTCCGCGTCAGCGGCCCCTGGGGCGCCCACAAGGTCACCGGCCGCCTCGGCACGGGCAACGGCCGCCTCAAGGCCACCTCCGTCTCCGGCTCCATCGCCCTCCTGCGTCGGCCCCCGGCGGAGGACGAACCGCGGGACGAGCAGCCGGGCAGCGAGGGCTCGGGACTGAGCGCGGGAAGAGAACCGGGCGGGAAACCGGGCAGTGCGCCCGGCGCCCCGTCAAGCGCTCCGCCGCCCCCCTCACCCGGCACAACCGACCGCACGACCGACAAGAAGGTGCTCTGA
- a CDS encoding multifunctional oxoglutarate decarboxylase/oxoglutarate dehydrogenase thiamine pyrophosphate-binding subunit/dihydrolipoyllysine-residue succinyltransferase subunit, translating into MSPQSPSNSSISTDADQAGKNPAAAFGPNEWLVDEIYQQYLQDPNSVDRAWWDFFADYKPGAAAASAPASTAAAGAAATTTPAAPAAQAAPVAPVAPVQAAPKPAAAPAPAPAKPAAAAPARPAAAAPAKQAAPAASAGGAEFITLRGPAAAVAKNMNASLELPTATSVRAVPVKLLFDNRIVINNHLKRARGGKISFTHLIGYAMVQAIKAMPSMNWHFAEKDGKPTLVKPPHVNFGLAIDLVKPNGDRQLVVAGIKKAETLNFFEFWQAYEDIVRRARDGKLTMDDFTGVTVSLTNPGGLGTVHSVPRLMPGQSVIMGVGSMDYPAEFQGTSQDTLNKLGIAKVMTLTSTYDHRVIQGAASGEFLRVVANSLLGENGFYDEIFEALRIPYEPVRWLKDIDASHDDDVTKAARVFELIHSYRVRGHVMADTDPLEYRQRKHPDLDITEHGLTLWDLEREFAVGGFAGKSLMKLRDILGVLRDSYCRTTGVEFMHIQDPKQRRWIQDRIERAHSKPEREEQLRILRRLNAAEAFETFLQTKYVGQKRFSLEGGESVIPLLDAVIDSAAESRLDEVVIGMAHRGRLNVLANIVGKSYAQIFREFEGNLDPKSMHGSGDVKYHLGAEGTFTGLDGEQIKVSLVANPSHLEAVDPIVEGVSRAKQDIINKGGTDFTVLPVALHGDAAFAGQGVVAETLNMSQLRGYRTGGTVHIVINNQVGFTAAPESSRSSMYATDVARMIEAPIFHVNGDDPEAVVRVARLAFEFRQAFNKDVVIDLICYRRRGHNESDNPAFTQPLMYDLIDKKRSVRKLYTESLIGRGDITLEEAEQALQDYQGQLEKVFTEVREATSQPTSGEVHDPQDGFPVAVNTAISAETVKRIAASQVNVPDHITAHPRLLPQLQRRAAMVEDGTIDWGMGETLAIGSLLLEGTPVRLAGQDSQRGTFGQRHAVIIDRETGEEFTPLMYLSEDQARLNVYNSLLSEYAAMGFEYGYSLARPESLVMWEAQFGDFVNGAQTVVDEFISSAEQKWGQTSGVTLLLPHGYEGQGPDHSSARPERFLQMCAQNNMTVAMPTSPSNYFHLLRWQVHNPHHKPLVVFTPKSMLRLKAAASKAEEFTSGEFRPVIGDSSVDPNAVKKVVFCAGKVYYDLEGERQKRGITDTAIIRIERLYPLPGAEVQAEVNKYPNAEKYLWTQEEPANQGAWPFIALNLIDHLDLAVGADVPHGERLRRISRPHGSSPAVGSAKRHQAEQEQLVREVFEA; encoded by the coding sequence GTGTCGCCACAGTCCCCCAGTAACTCGAGCATCTCCACCGACGCAGACCAGGCGGGTAAGAACCCCGCCGCGGCCTTCGGTCCGAACGAGTGGCTCGTCGACGAGATCTATCAGCAGTACCTCCAGGACCCGAACTCGGTAGACCGAGCCTGGTGGGACTTCTTCGCCGACTACAAGCCAGGCGCCGCTGCCGCCTCGGCTCCGGCGAGCACTGCGGCCGCGGGGGCCGCAGCGACAACCACACCCGCGGCGCCCGCCGCCCAGGCCGCGCCCGTCGCCCCGGTCGCGCCCGTCCAGGCTGCCCCGAAGCCCGCCGCCGCTCCGGCCCCGGCCCCCGCGAAGCCCGCGGCCGCCGCACCCGCCAGGCCGGCGGCCGCCGCCCCCGCGAAGCAGGCCGCGCCCGCCGCGTCCGCCGGGGGCGCGGAGTTCATCACGCTGCGCGGCCCCGCCGCCGCGGTCGCGAAGAACATGAACGCCTCGCTGGAGCTGCCCACGGCCACGTCCGTGCGCGCCGTCCCGGTGAAGCTGCTGTTCGACAACCGCATCGTCATCAACAACCACCTGAAGCGCGCCCGGGGCGGGAAGATCTCCTTCACGCACCTGATCGGCTACGCGATGGTGCAGGCCATCAAGGCCATGCCGTCGATGAACTGGCACTTCGCGGAGAAGGACGGGAAGCCCACCCTCGTCAAGCCGCCGCACGTCAACTTCGGCCTCGCCATCGACCTGGTGAAGCCCAACGGCGACCGTCAACTGGTCGTCGCGGGCATCAAGAAGGCCGAGACGCTGAACTTCTTCGAGTTCTGGCAGGCCTACGAGGACATCGTCCGCCGCGCCCGCGACGGCAAGCTGACGATGGACGACTTCACCGGTGTCACGGTCTCCCTGACCAACCCCGGTGGCCTCGGCACCGTCCACTCCGTGCCCCGCCTGATGCCCGGACAGTCGGTCATCATGGGTGTGGGCTCGATGGACTACCCCGCGGAGTTCCAGGGCACCAGCCAGGACACCCTGAACAAGCTCGGCATCGCGAAGGTCATGACGCTCACGTCGACCTACGACCACCGGGTCATCCAGGGCGCCGCCTCCGGCGAGTTCCTCCGCGTCGTCGCCAACTCCCTCCTCGGGGAGAACGGCTTCTACGACGAGATCTTCGAGGCGCTGCGCATCCCCTACGAGCCGGTCCGCTGGCTCAAGGACATCGACGCCAGCCACGACGACGACGTCACCAAGGCCGCCCGGGTCTTCGAGCTGATCCACTCCTACCGGGTCCGCGGCCACGTCATGGCCGACACCGACCCGCTGGAGTACCGCCAGCGCAAGCACCCCGACCTGGACATCACCGAGCACGGTCTCACCCTGTGGGACCTGGAGCGGGAGTTCGCGGTCGGCGGCTTCGCCGGCAAGTCCCTGATGAAGCTGCGCGACATCCTCGGCGTCCTGCGCGACTCGTACTGCCGTACCACCGGCGTCGAGTTCATGCACATCCAGGACCCGAAGCAGCGCCGCTGGATCCAGGACCGCATCGAGCGCGCGCACAGCAAGCCGGAGCGCGAGGAGCAACTGCGCATCCTGCGCCGCCTGAACGCGGCCGAGGCCTTCGAGACCTTCCTGCAGACGAAGTACGTCGGCCAGAAGCGCTTCTCGCTCGAAGGCGGCGAGTCGGTCATCCCGCTCCTCGACGCGGTCATCGACAGCGCGGCGGAGTCCCGCCTCGACGAGGTCGTCATCGGCATGGCCCACCGCGGCCGGCTGAACGTCCTGGCGAACATCGTCGGCAAGTCGTACGCCCAGATCTTCCGCGAGTTCGAGGGCAACCTCGACCCGAAGTCGATGCACGGCTCCGGCGACGTGAAGTACCACCTGGGTGCCGAGGGCACCTTCACGGGCCTCGACGGCGAGCAGATCAAGGTCAGCCTGGTCGCGAACCCCTCGCACCTGGAGGCCGTCGACCCGATCGTCGAGGGTGTCTCCCGCGCCAAGCAGGACATCATCAACAAGGGCGGCACGGACTTCACGGTCCTGCCGGTGGCCCTGCACGGCGACGCGGCCTTCGCGGGCCAGGGCGTGGTGGCCGAGACCCTGAACATGTCGCAGCTGCGCGGCTACCGCACCGGCGGCACGGTCCACATCGTCATCAACAACCAGGTCGGCTTCACGGCCGCCCCGGAGTCCTCGCGTTCCTCGATGTACGCCACGGACGTGGCGCGCATGATCGAGGCCCCGATCTTCCACGTGAACGGCGACGACCCGGAGGCCGTGGTCCGCGTCGCGCGGCTCGCCTTCGAGTTCCGCCAGGCGTTCAACAAGGACGTGGTGATCGACCTCATCTGCTACCGCCGCCGCGGTCACAACGAGTCGGACAACCCGGCCTTCACCCAGCCGCTGATGTACGACCTGATCGACAAGAAGCGCTCGGTGCGCAAGCTGTACACCGAGTCCCTGATCGGTCGCGGCGACATCACCCTGGAAGAGGCCGAGCAGGCCCTGCAGGACTACCAGGGCCAGCTGGAGAAGGTCTTCACGGAGGTCCGCGAGGCCACCTCGCAGCCGACGTCCGGCGAGGTCCACGACCCGCAGGACGGCTTCCCGGTCGCGGTGAACACCGCGATCTCGGCGGAGACCGTCAAGCGCATCGCCGCGTCCCAGGTCAACGTCCCGGACCACATCACCGCCCACCCGCGTCTGCTGCCGCAGCTGCAGCGCCGGGCGGCCATGGTCGAGGACGGCACCATCGACTGGGGCATGGGCGAGACGCTCGCGATCGGCTCCCTCCTCCTGGAGGGCACCCCGGTCCGCCTGGCCGGCCAGGACTCGCAGCGCGGCACCTTCGGCCAGCGTCACGCGGTGATCATCGACCGTGAGACGGGCGAGGAGTTCACGCCGCTGATGTACCTCTCCGAGGACCAGGCGCGGCTGAACGTCTACAACTCCCTGCTCTCCGAGTACGCGGCGATGGGCTTCGAGTACGGCTACTCGCTCGCCCGTCCCGAGTCCCTGGTGATGTGGGAGGCCCAGTTCGGCGACTTCGTCAACGGCGCCCAGACGGTCGTGGACGAGTTCATCTCGTCGGCGGAGCAGAAGTGGGGCCAGACCTCCGGCGTCACCCTGCTGCTCCCGCACGGCTACGAGGGCCAGGGCCCGGACCACTCGTCCGCCCGCCCGGAGCGCTTCCTGCAGATGTGCGCGCAGAACAACATGACGGTCGCGATGCCGACCTCGCCGTCGAACTACTTCCACCTCCTGCGGTGGCAGGTGCACAACCCGCACCACAAGCCGCTGGTCGTCTTCACCCCGAAGTCGATGCTGCGCCTCAAGGCCGCCGCGTCGAAGGCGGAGGAGTTCACGAGCGGCGAGTTCCGCCCGGTCATCGGCGACAGCTCGGTCGACCCGAACGCGGTGAAGAAGGTCGTCTTCTGCGCCGGCAAGGTCTACTACGACCTGGAGGGCGAGCGTCAGAAGCGCGGTATCACGGACACGGCGATCATCCGCATCGAGCGCCTCTACCCGCTGCCGGGTGCCGAGGTCCAGGCGGAGGTCAACAAGTACCCGAACGCCGAGAAGTACCTCTGGACCCAGGAAGAGCCGGCGAACCAGGGCGCCTGGCCCTTCATCGCCCTCAACCTGATCGACCACCTCGACCTCGCGGTCGGCGCGGACGTCCCCCACGGCGAACGCCTCCGCCGCATCTCCCGCCCGCACGGCTCGTCGCCGGCGGTGGGTTCCGCGAAGCGGCACCAGGCCGAGCAGGAGCAGTTGGTGCGTGAGGTGTTCGAGGCCTGA
- a CDS encoding helix-turn-helix transcriptional regulator — translation MPPVFAHGRLRLYLLKLLDEAPRHGYEVIRLLEERFQGLYAPSAGTVYPRLAKLEAEGLVTHTTEGGRKVYAITDAGRAELADRSGELADLELEIRESVVELAAEIRADVRGAAGDLRREMRAAASEARRGGGTGDGEQGPFGGYADNESWRAAKEEMRRVKQEWKEQARRAKDESRRAREEAQRARRQAKEAQEHARTQAQEELQRIAKRVQDHVQDHFTRGDWPTGVREGLTELAKEFGEFGKDFGKEFGKDFGFGRTEAESGSEAADTKGGTATDTPSGTGTGTGTGTATGASTGTGTGTGAGASAGSAAGSRTATRTGVGEPEYSATPEEFPADYEPAWVHEPPTGDPARDLDRLLDRFRDEIRDAARDHGVTEPQLRDARHHLSTAAAHIAGVLRTAKD, via the coding sequence ATGCCTCCCGTCTTCGCCCACGGGCGCCTGCGGCTGTATCTGCTGAAGCTGCTGGACGAGGCGCCACGCCACGGCTACGAGGTGATCCGGCTGCTGGAGGAGCGCTTCCAGGGCCTGTACGCACCCTCGGCCGGCACCGTCTACCCCCGCCTGGCCAAGCTGGAGGCAGAGGGCCTGGTCACCCACACCACCGAGGGCGGCCGCAAGGTGTACGCCATCACGGACGCGGGCCGCGCCGAACTGGCCGACCGCAGCGGCGAGTTGGCTGATCTGGAGCTGGAGATCCGCGAGTCGGTGGTGGAGCTGGCCGCCGAGATCCGGGCCGACGTACGGGGAGCGGCGGGCGACCTGCGCCGCGAGATGCGGGCGGCCGCCTCCGAGGCCCGCAGGGGCGGCGGCACGGGCGACGGGGAGCAGGGGCCGTTCGGGGGGTACGCCGACAACGAGTCCTGGCGCGCTGCGAAGGAGGAGATGCGCCGCGTCAAGCAGGAGTGGAAGGAACAGGCCCGCCGCGCGAAGGACGAGAGCCGACGCGCCCGCGAGGAGGCCCAACGCGCCCGCCGCCAGGCCAAGGAGGCTCAGGAGCATGCCCGCACGCAGGCTCAGGAGGAGCTGCAGCGCATCGCCAAGCGCGTTCAGGACCATGTCCAGGACCACTTCACGCGGGGCGACTGGCCGACGGGCGTGCGGGAGGGGCTGACCGAGCTGGCCAAGGAGTTCGGCGAGTTCGGGAAGGACTTCGGAAAGGAGTTCGGCAAGGACTTCGGCTTCGGGCGCACGGAGGCGGAATCCGGCTCGGAAGCCGCCGACACGAAGGGCGGTACGGCGACCGATACGCCCTCAGGAACGGGAACTGGAACGGGAACGGGAACGGCGACCGGCGCGAGTACAGGCACAGGTACAGGCACGGGCGCTGGGGCCTCGGCCGGTTCCGCCGCCGGGAGCAGGACCGCGACCCGGACCGGTGTCGGGGAGCCCGAGTACTCGGCCACTCCCGAGGAGTTCCCGGCCGACTACGAGCCCGCCTGGGTGCACGAGCCCCCCACCGGCGACCCGGCCCGCGACCTCGACCGCCTCCTGGACCGCTTCCGCGACGAAATCCGCGACGCGGCCCGCGACCACGGCGTGACCGAGCCCCAACTCCGAGACGCCCGCCATCACCTGTCGACAGCGGCGGCACACATCGCAGGGGTGCTGCGGACAGCCAAAGACTGA
- a CDS encoding NADP-dependent malic enzyme, with translation MAAEIVNPRTGSGDGSTGQEGGGEPLNSLDSIDPAFALHRGGKMAVQATVPIRDKDDLSLAYTPGVARVCTAIAEQPDLVNDYTWKSSVVAVVTDGTAVLGLGDIGPEASLPVMEGKAILFKQFGGVDAVPIALACTDVDEIIETVVRLAPSFGGVNLEDISAPRCFEIEKRLQEALDIPVFHDDQHGTAVVTLAALRNAAKLTGRGLGDLRAVISGAGAAGVAIAKMLLEAGLGDVAVADRKGIVSADREDLTPVKRELAELTNKAGLSGSLEDALAGADVFIGVSGGTVPEQAVASMAENAFVFAMANPNPEVHPDVAHKYAAVVATGRSDYPNQINNVLAFPGIFAGALQVRASRITEGMKIAAAEALAAVVGDDLAADYVIPSPFDERVAPAVTAAVAAAARAEGVARR, from the coding sequence GTGGCAGCGGAGATTGTCAATCCTCGCACCGGCAGCGGCGACGGCAGTACGGGCCAGGAGGGCGGCGGGGAGCCTCTCAATTCCCTCGACTCCATCGACCCCGCCTTCGCGCTGCACCGCGGCGGCAAGATGGCCGTGCAGGCCACCGTGCCGATCCGTGACAAGGACGACCTGTCCCTCGCCTACACGCCCGGCGTCGCGCGGGTGTGCACCGCCATCGCCGAGCAGCCCGACCTGGTCAACGACTACACCTGGAAGTCGTCGGTCGTCGCCGTCGTGACGGACGGTACGGCGGTCCTCGGCCTCGGCGACATCGGCCCCGAGGCCTCCCTCCCCGTGATGGAGGGCAAGGCGATCCTGTTCAAGCAGTTCGGCGGCGTCGACGCGGTGCCGATCGCGCTCGCCTGCACGGACGTCGACGAGATCATCGAGACCGTGGTCCGCCTCGCGCCCTCCTTCGGTGGCGTGAACCTGGAGGACATCTCCGCCCCCCGCTGCTTCGAGATCGAGAAGCGGCTCCAGGAAGCCCTCGACATCCCGGTCTTCCACGACGACCAGCACGGCACGGCGGTCGTGACGCTGGCGGCGCTGCGGAACGCGGCGAAGCTGACCGGCCGCGGGCTGGGCGATCTGCGGGCCGTGATCTCGGGTGCGGGCGCGGCCGGTGTGGCCATCGCGAAGATGCTGCTGGAGGCCGGCCTCGGCGACGTCGCGGTCGCCGACCGCAAGGGCATCGTCTCCGCGGACCGCGAGGACCTCACCCCGGTCAAGCGCGAGCTCGCCGAGCTCACCAACAAGGCCGGACTCTCGGGCTCCCTGGAGGACGCCCTCGCGGGCGCGGACGTCTTCATCGGCGTCTCCGGCGGTACGGTCCCGGAGCAGGCGGTGGCCTCGATGGCGGAGAACGCGTTCGTCTTCGCCATGGCCAACCCCAACCCCGAGGTGCACCCGGACGTCGCCCACAAGTACGCGGCCGTCGTCGCGACCGGGCGCTCCGACTACCCGAACCAGATCAACAACGTCCTCGCCTTCCCGGGGATCTTCGCGGGCGCTCTCCAGGTGCGGGCCTCCCGGATCACCGAGGGCATGAAGATCGCGGCTGCCGAGGCGCTGGCGGCGGTCGTCGGGGACGACCTCGCCGCGGACTACGTCATCCCGTCGCCCTTCGACGAGCGGGTCGCTCCGGCGGTCACCGCGGCGGTTGCCGCGGCTGCTCGGGCGGAGGGTGTGGCTCGGCGTTGA
- a CDS encoding Clp protease N-terminal domain-containing protein: protein MFERFTKDARAVVLGAVGHAERTHAREVTEEHLLLSLLDRRASRASFALAALGLTETDRRDSVERALAEARRRGGLSRADVDALSDLGINLSEIVSRVEEAHGVGALESDRKGARSGWGLRSGHRPFTRDAKDVLTRSLRTAHAHRDRHIGDEHLLLALTVRPGVPAEVLADHGVTHEALERVLYGAGEAQAG, encoded by the coding sequence ATGTTCGAACGGTTCACGAAAGATGCCCGAGCCGTGGTCCTGGGCGCGGTCGGCCACGCCGAACGCACCCACGCCAGGGAGGTGACCGAGGAGCACCTCCTCCTCTCCCTGCTGGACCGCAGAGCCAGCCGCGCCTCGTTCGCCCTGGCCGCGCTGGGGCTCACCGAGACCGACCGCCGGGACTCCGTGGAGCGGGCCCTCGCCGAGGCCCGCCGCCGGGGCGGCCTCTCCCGCGCCGACGTCGACGCCCTCTCCGACCTCGGCATCAACCTCTCGGAGATCGTCTCCCGAGTCGAAGAGGCTCACGGGGTGGGGGCGTTGGAGTCGGACCGGAAGGGCGCCAGGAGCGGCTGGGGGCTTCGCTCCGGCCACCGCCCGTTCACCCGCGACGCCAAGGACGTCCTCACCCGCTCCCTCCGCACCGCCCACGCCCACCGCGACCGACACATCGGCGACGAACACCTGCTCCTCGCCCTCACCGTCCGCCCCGGCGTCCCGGCCGAGGTCCTCGCGGACCACGGGGTGACGCACGAGGCGCTGGAGCGGGTTCTGTACGGGGCGGGGGAGGCCCAGGCGGGGTGA
- a CDS encoding zinc-binding dehydrogenase codes for MFAAYAARIDRDQPLNGLELGDRPAPEARPGWTTVKVKAASLNHHDLWSLRGVGLAEDKLPMILGCDAAGVDENGNEVVLHSVIGQTGHGVGPEEPRSILTERYQGTFAELVSVPTWNVLPKPAELSFEEAACLPTAWLTAYRMLFTNAGVRPGDSVLVQGAGGGVATAAIVLGKAAGLRMFATSRDEAKRKRALELGAVEALESGARLSQRVDAVIETVGAATWSHSVKSLRPGGSLVISGATSGDRPSHAELTRIFFLELKVVGSTMGTKDELEDLLSFCAATGVRPVIDEVLPLDRAREGFERLAAGDQFGKIVLTSP; via the coding sequence ATGTTCGCTGCCTATGCCGCCCGCATCGACCGTGACCAACCGCTCAACGGACTGGAGTTGGGCGACCGCCCGGCCCCGGAAGCGAGGCCCGGCTGGACGACCGTGAAGGTGAAGGCCGCCTCGCTGAACCACCACGACCTGTGGTCCCTGCGCGGGGTGGGCCTCGCGGAGGACAAGCTGCCCATGATCCTCGGCTGTGACGCCGCCGGCGTCGACGAGAACGGCAACGAGGTCGTCCTGCACTCGGTGATCGGTCAGACCGGCCACGGCGTCGGCCCCGAGGAACCCCGCTCGATCCTCACCGAGCGCTACCAGGGCACCTTCGCCGAACTCGTCTCCGTCCCGACCTGGAACGTGCTCCCCAAGCCCGCGGAACTCTCCTTCGAGGAGGCCGCCTGCCTGCCCACTGCCTGGCTGACCGCCTACCGCATGCTCTTCACCAACGCGGGCGTACGCCCCGGCGACTCCGTCCTCGTCCAGGGCGCCGGCGGCGGTGTCGCCACGGCCGCGATCGTGCTGGGCAAGGCGGCCGGACTGCGGATGTTCGCCACCAGCCGGGACGAGGCCAAGCGCAAGCGGGCCCTGGAACTGGGCGCGGTGGAGGCCCTGGAGTCGGGGGCGCGGCTGTCGCAGCGCGTCGATGCGGTCATCGAGACCGTCGGCGCCGCCACCTGGTCCCACTCGGTGAAGTCGCTGCGCCCCGGCGGCAGTCTCGTCATCTCGGGCGCCACCAGCGGCGACCGCCCCTCCCACGCCGAACTGACCCGCATCTTCTTCCTCGAACTCAAGGTCGTCGGCTCCACCATGGGCACCAAGGACGAACTGGAGGATCTGCTCTCCTTCTGCGCCGCGACCGGCGTCCGCCCCGTCATCGACGAGGTACTGCCACTGGACCGCGCCCGCGAGGGCTTCGAACGCCTGGCAGCGGGCGACCAGTTCGGCAAGATCGTGCTCACCAGCCCCTGA
- a CDS encoding sensor histidine kinase — translation MSGVGDPRSRNLGGAQSRKGAGPLGGLRPFSIKTKLGALVVISVLITTGLSMIAVHTKTELRFITVFSMIATLLITQFVAHSLTAPLDEMNAVARSISRGDYTRRVSENRRDELGDLAHTINLMADELEAQDRQRKELVANVSHELRTPIAGLRAVLENIVDGVTRADPETMRTALKQTERLGRLVETLLDLSRLDNGVVPLRRRRFEVWPYLSGVLKEAQMVSSARAGIASGSGNHTRTDVHLHLDVHPPELTANADPERIHQVVANLIDNAVKHSPAHGRVTVKARRGPTPESLDLEVLDEGPGIPESEWHRVFERFNRGAVSSPHGPGSDGGTGLGLAIARWAVDLHGGRIGVAESLKGCRIQVLLPGVPAQGGQRPVQV, via the coding sequence ATGAGCGGAGTCGGTGACCCGAGGTCGCGGAATCTCGGAGGCGCGCAGTCACGGAAGGGCGCGGGACCGCTCGGCGGTCTGCGTCCCTTCTCGATCAAGACGAAGCTCGGCGCGCTCGTGGTCATCTCGGTCCTGATCACGACCGGCCTGTCGATGATCGCGGTGCACACCAAGACGGAGCTACGCTTCATCACGGTGTTCTCGATGATCGCCACACTCCTGATTACGCAGTTCGTGGCGCATTCGCTCACCGCCCCCCTGGACGAGATGAACGCGGTCGCCCGGTCGATCTCGCGCGGCGACTACACCCGCCGGGTCAGCGAGAACCGCCGGGACGAGCTGGGCGACCTCGCGCACACGATCAACCTCATGGCCGACGAGCTGGAGGCACAGGACCGCCAGCGCAAGGAGCTCGTGGCGAACGTCTCCCACGAGCTCCGCACGCCCATCGCCGGCCTCCGCGCGGTCCTGGAGAACATCGTCGACGGCGTCACCCGGGCCGACCCCGAGACGATGCGCACGGCCCTGAAACAGACGGAACGCCTGGGCCGCCTGGTGGAGACCCTGCTCGACCTCTCCCGCCTGGACAACGGCGTGGTCCCGCTGCGCCGTCGCCGCTTCGAGGTCTGGCCGTATCTCTCGGGCGTCCTCAAGGAGGCCCAGATGGTCTCCTCGGCCCGCGCCGGCATCGCCTCCGGCTCCGGCAACCACACCCGCACGGACGTCCACCTGCACCTGGACGTCCACCCGCCGGAGCTCACCGCGAACGCCGACCCGGAACGCATCCACCAGGTCGTCGCCAACCTCATCGACAACGCGGTCAAGCACAGCCCGGCGCACGGCCGCGTCACGGTGAAGGCCCGCCGCGGCCCCACCCCCGAGTCCCTCGACCTCGAAGTCCTCGACGAGGGCCCCGGCATCCCCGAATCCGAATGGCACCGCGTCTTCGAACGCTTCAACCGCGGCGCCGTCAGCTCCCCCCACGGCCCCGGCAGCGACGGCGGCACCGGCCTCGGCCTGGCCATCGCCCGCTGGGCCGTGGACCTCCACGGCGGCCGCATCGGAGTGGCCGAGTCTTTGAAGGGCTGCCGCATCCAGGTACTCCTGCCGGGGGTGCCGGCACAGGGCGGCCAGCGCCCGGTACAGGTCTGA
- a CDS encoding DUF6104 family protein has product MYFTDRGIEELEKRRGEEEVTFEWLAEQLRTFVDLNPDFEVPVERLATWLARLDDEDEDE; this is encoded by the coding sequence ATGTACTTCACGGACCGTGGCATCGAGGAACTGGAGAAGCGGCGCGGCGAGGAGGAGGTCACCTTCGAGTGGCTGGCCGAGCAGCTGCGGACGTTCGTCGACCTGAACCCGGACTTCGAGGTGCCGGTGGAGCGGCTGGCGACATGGCTGGCGCGGCTGGACGACGAGGACGAGGACGAGTAG